One region of Spiroplasma endosymbiont of Asaphidion curtum genomic DNA includes:
- a CDS encoding IS30 family transposase encodes MGYKHLGIYERIYIENQLKFKVKISEIAKNLNRSISTIIREVNRNKDSNHYFSLIAQNKAENRKQSHVYFHKFKNRELVKYVQQKLLLGWSPEQIYGRIKNFHKEWIISFKTIYNWIYSGLLEKVTNKNLRRKGKKRKSQENRGKFNGKSIKERNINVNNRITVGHWEGDTVVSSRGKSKSCLITLVERTSRFTLAMLVENRTTKVVNENISHYLSILPNNLVKTITFDKGKEFSNWQQLEKNLNVKIYFANAYSPWQRGTNENTNGLIREKFPKKFNFSNTTKNAVHKFILDFLHYLLK; translated from the coding sequence ATGGGTTACAAACATCTTGGCATATATGAAAGAATTTATATTGAGAATCAATTGAAGTTTAAAGTAAAAATTAGTGAAATAGCTAAAAATCTTAATCGAAGTATTAGTACTATTATTCGAGAAGTCAATAGAAATAAAGATAGTAATCATTATTTTTCATTAATTGCACAAAATAAAGCAGAAAACAGAAAACAATCACATGTTTATTTTCATAAGTTTAAAAATAGAGAATTAGTAAAATATGTACAACAAAAATTACTATTAGGTTGATCGCCTGAACAAATTTATGGCAGAATTAAAAATTTTCATAAAGAATGAATTATTAGTTTTAAAACAATTTACAATTGAATTTATTCTGGATTACTTGAAAAAGTTACTAATAAAAATTTAAGAAGAAAAGGTAAGAAACGAAAATCTCAAGAAAATCGCGGTAAATTTAATGGTAAATCAATTAAAGAACGAAATATTAATGTTAATAATCGTATAACTGTTGGTCATTGAGAAGGTGATACTGTAGTATCATCACGAGGTAAAAGTAAATCATGTTTAATAACTTTAGTTGAAAGAACATCAAGATTTACTTTAGCAATGTTAGTTGAAAATAGAACTACTAAAGTTGTTAACGAAAACATTAGCCATTATTTATCAATTCTTCCAAATAATCTTGTTAAGACTATAACATTTGATAAGGGTAAAGAATTTTCTAATTGACAACAACTTGAAAAAAATTTAAATGTGAAAATTTATTTTGCTAATGCGTATTCGCCTTGACAAAGAGGTACTAATGAAAATACTAATGGTTTAATTAGAGAAAAATTTCCTAAAAAATTTAATTTTTCAAATACTACTAAAAATGCAGTTCATAAATTTATATTAGACTTCTTGCATTACTTATTAAAATAA